The Malus domestica chromosome 06, GDT2T_hap1 genome has a segment encoding these proteins:
- the LOC139196761 gene encoding cullin-1-like, producing MDLYAAGSYKANDDFRRITGDSQLYEKYRETLDEYITSTVLPSLREKQDDILLQEFVKRWENNKIMVRWLERFFHYLDCYFIARRSLPPLHQVGMNYFRDLVYREVNADVRVAVIRVIGTECEGEEINREVLKNVINVCVEFGMGKMDPYREDFEEYYSRKASSWITEDNYSDYMSKVEESVKMEKDRVSHYLQSSSEKKLVEKVQHELVVVYATQLIEKEHFAGS from the exons ATGGATCTATATGCAGCAGGGAGTTACAAAGCTAACGACGATTTTAGAAGGATTACCGGAGACTCA CAGCTTTATGAAAAATATCGGGAGACATTGGACGAATACATTACTTCAACTGTTTTGCCCTCTCTAAGAGAGAAGCAGGATGACATTTTATTGCAGGAATTTGTCAAACGTTgggaaaacaataaaattatgGTTAGGTGGCTTGAGCGCTTCTTTCATTATCTTGATTGCTACTTCATCGCTCGGAGGTCACTTCCTCCGCTACATCAAGTTGGGATGAACTACTTCCGCGATTTGGTTTACCGGGAGGTAAATGCGGATGTGAGAGTTGCTGTAATTCGTGTTATTGGAACAGAATGCGAGGGGGAGGAAATCAACAGAGAAGTATTGAAGAATGTGATAAATGTGTGTGTAGAATTTGGAATGGGAAAGATGGATCCTTATAGAGAGGACTTTGAAGAATACTATTCTCGTAAAGCATCAAGTTGGATCACGGAGGACAATTACTCGGATTACATGTCGAAAGTAGAGGAAAGCGTGAAAATGGAGAAGGATCGAGTTTCTCATTACCTGCAATCGAGCAGTGAGAAGAAGCTGGTGGAAAAAGTGCAACATGAGTTGGTGGTGGTTTATGCAACTCAACTGATCGAAAAGGAGCATTTTGCAGGTTCTTGA
- the LOC103437130 gene encoding cullin-1-like produces MGYQFIEWEQGWDYIQQGISKMNRIVQGSSEHQFTSEEYMKLYTTIYNMSIQQPPHNYSRQLYEKYRETFEEYISSTVLPSLLEKHHEFMLQEFVRSWGNYKVMFRWLSHVFRFSDDHCITQNQTSLPGPNEVALNCFRNLVYQKVNADVRYYVLGLIDKEREGEKIDRALLKNVINIYVEIGMGELDVYERDFEEYMLIQTREYYCHKTSSWILEYSYTDYMLKAEECLRREKDRVSYYLLPSSEKKLMETVKHWLVVIHANQLIEKKHSESGCALLTIENLEELSRRFIASVALEQQVPAEGSTIVQQAEDAAMIEE; encoded by the coding sequence ATGGGTTACCAATTTATCGAGTGGGAGCAAGGTTGGGACTATATACAGCAGGGGATCTCAAAGATGAACAGGATTGTACAAGGATCATCAGAACATCAGTTCACCTCAGAAGAATATATGAAGCTTTACACAACCATCTATAACATGTCTATTCAGCAACCTCCTCATAATTATTCTCGGCAGCTTTATGAAAAGTATCGGGAGACATTTGAGGAATACATTTCTTCAACAGTGCTTCCCTCTCTTCTGGAGAAGCATCATGAGTTTATGTTGCAGGAGTTTGTCAGAAGTTGGGGAAATTATAAAGTTATGTTTAGGTGGCTGTCACACGTCTTTCGTTTTTCTGATGACCACTGCATCACTCAGAATCAGACATCACTTCCTGGGCCAAACGAAGTTGCACTTAATTGCTTCCGTAATTTGGTTTATCAGAAGGTAAATGCTGATGTGAGATATTATGTACTTGGCCTTATTGATAAAGAACGCGAGGGAGAGAAAATTGACAGAGCACTACTGAAGAATGTGataaatatatatgttgaaATTGGAATGGGAGAATTGGATGTGTATGAAAGGGACTTCGAAGAATACATGCTCATTCAGACTCGCGAGTACTATTGCCACAAAACATCAAGTTGGATTTTGGAGTACTCTTATACGGATTACATGTTGAAGGCTGAAGAATGCTTGAGAAGGGAGAAGGATAGAGTTTCTTATTACCTGCTTCCAAGCAGTGAGAAGAAGCTAATGGAGACAGTGAAACATTGGTTGGTAGTGATTCATGCAAATCAACTGATTGAGAAGAAGCATTCTGAATCTGGATGTGCTTTGCTTACAATTGAAAATTTGGAGGAGCTTTCTAGGAGATTTATTGCTAGTGTGGCACTGGAACAGCAAGTTCCTGCTGAAGGTTCGACTATTGTTCAACAGGCTGAAGATGCTGCAATGATTGAGGAGTGA